In one window of Miscanthus floridulus cultivar M001 chromosome 12, ASM1932011v1, whole genome shotgun sequence DNA:
- the LOC136498031 gene encoding peroxidase 72-like — MARRQWSSGGLAVAVLAVLSSVLCSGHPVPGGGFPPLQPHFYDHACPQMQAIVGSIVAKAHAEDPRMAASLLRLHFHDCFVQGCDASVLLDADGSGRFVTEKRSNPNKDSLRGFEVVDEIKAALEHACPHTVSCADIAAVAARDSVVLTGGPGWEVPLGRRDSLTASLSGSNNLIPAPNDSLPTIIGKFANQGLDVVDLVALSGGHTIGDSRCVSFRQRLYGQNNNGQVDRTLNPAYAAELRGRCPRSGGDQNLFALDPATQFRFDNLYYHNILAMNGLLSSDEILLTQSRETMDLVHRYAADQGLFFDHFAKSMVKMGNISPLTGTAGEIRHNCRRVNQF; from the exons ATGGCACGGCGGCAGTGGAGCAGCGGCGGCCTCGCGGTGGCAGTGCTCGCCGTGCTGTCGTCAGTGCTCTGCTCGGGCCACCCGGTGCCGGGCGGGGGGTTCCCGCCGCTGCAGCCGCACTTCTACGACCACGCGTGCCCGCAGATGCAGGCCATCGTGGGCTCCATCGTGGCGAAGGCGCACGCGGAGGACCCGCGCATGGCGGCGTCCCTGCTGCGGCTGcacttccacgactgcttcgtgCAGGGCTGCGACGCCTCCGTGCTGCTGGACGCCGACGGCAGCGGCAGGTTCGTCACCGAGAAGCGCTCCAACCCCAACAAGGACTCGCTCCGCGGCTTCGAGGTCGTCGACGAGATCAAGGCCGCGCTGGAGCACGCCTGCCCGCACACCGTCTCCTGCGCCGAcatcgccgccgtcgccgccaggGACTCCGTCGTCCTG aCCGGCGGACCCGGCTGGGAGGTGCCACTGGGGAGGAGGGACTCGCTGACGGCGAGCCTGAGCGGCTCTAACAACCTCATCCCTGCGCCCAACGACTCCCTCCCCACCATCATCGGCAAGTTCGCCAACCAAGGCCTCGACGTCGTCGACCTCGTCGCGCTCTCAGGAGGGCACACCATCGGCGACTCGAGGTGCGTGAGCTTCCGGCAGCGGCTATACGGGCAGAACAACAACGGGCAGgtggaccggacgctaaacccggCGTACGCGGCGGAGCTGCGGGGCCGGTGCCCGCGGTCGGGCGGCGACCAGAACCTGTTCGCGCTGGACCCGGCGACCCAGTTCCGGTTCGACAACCTGTACTACCACAACATCCTGGCCATGAACGGGCTGCTCAGCTCCGACGAGATCCTGCTCACGCAGAGCCGCGAGACCATGGACCTCGTCCACCGCTACGCCGCCGACCAGGGCCTCTTCTTCGACCACTTCGCCAAGTCCATGGTGAAGATGGGCAACATCTCGCCGCTCACAGGGACCGCCGGCGAGATCAGGCACAACTGCAGGAGGGTCAACCAATTCTAA